From a single Bacillus sp. (in: firmicutes) genomic region:
- the carB gene encoding carbamoyl-phosphate synthase large subunit — MPKRTDINSILVIGSGPIVIGQAAEFDYAGTQACLALKEEGYRVILVNSNPATIMTDTEIADVVYIEPLTVSFVSRIIRKERPDAILPTLGGQTGLNLAVQLAQSGVLDECGVEILGTNLSAIERAEDRDQFRQLMNELREPIPESTIVHTLIEAYQFVEKVGYPIIVRPAFTLGGTGGGICENEEDLVRIVSSGLKNSPVGQCLLEKSIAGYKEIEYEVMRDGNDNAIVVCNMENIDPVGIHTGDSIVVAPSQTLSDREYHMLRDTSLKIIRALGIEGGCNVQLALDPHSFQYYVIEVNPRVSRSSALASKATGYPIAKLAAKIAVGMTLDEIINPVTGKTYACFEPALDYVVTKIPRWPFDKFESANRRLGTQMKATGEVMAIGRTFEESLLKAVRSLENNVYHLELKNAEAIDHQTVEKRIRKAGDERLFYIAEALRRNISVETLHEWSQIDRFFLKKIENIIRFEKEIKDHPFQVEIARKAKQFGFSDTIISKLWGVSEEDVYRWRKEQGIVPTYKMVDTCAAEFESETPYFYGTYEEENESVVTNRKSVVVLGSGPIRIGQGIEFDYATVHSVWAIKEAGYEAIIINNNPETVSTDFSVSDKLYFEPLTIEDVMNIIDLEQPEGVIVQFGGQTAINLADKLVKRGVKLLGTTLEGLDLAEDRDKFEQTLQELRIPQPEGSTAYSIEEAVTIAKRIGYPVLVRPSYVLGGRAMEIVYHEQELLHYMEHAVKVNPEHPVLIDRYLTGKEIEVDAISDGNDVFIPGIMEHIERAGVHSGDSIAVYPPQTLTPIQKEKIIQYTKKIAQGLNIIGLLNIQYVVSNGEVYVLEVNPRSSRTVPFLSKVTNIPMANIATKVILGYRLSDLGYVAGLVEEQPGVYVKVPVFSFAKLQDVDITLGPEMKSTGEVMGKDVTLEKALYKGLIASGMNVQEYGSVLLTVADKDKEEAVTIARRFANIGYKLLATEGTASYLEQAGIPVEKVRKIGADGPNLLDVIRKGDAQLVINTLTKGKQPERDGFRIRRASVENGIPCLTSLDTAEAILTVLESMTFSSDPMPSFTKVSEVIV, encoded by the coding sequence ATGCCTAAACGGACGGACATTAACAGCATTCTCGTCATCGGATCCGGACCAATCGTCATTGGTCAAGCGGCTGAGTTTGATTATGCCGGTACACAAGCATGCTTAGCCTTAAAAGAAGAAGGATATCGAGTAATCCTCGTCAACTCTAACCCAGCAACGATTATGACGGATACGGAAATTGCCGATGTGGTCTATATTGAACCCTTAACGGTCTCATTTGTTAGTCGAATTATCCGCAAAGAGCGCCCAGATGCCATCTTACCAACACTAGGGGGACAAACGGGATTAAACTTAGCGGTCCAATTAGCCCAATCAGGCGTGCTTGATGAGTGTGGTGTCGAAATACTTGGAACGAATTTATCGGCTATTGAACGAGCAGAAGACCGCGATCAGTTCCGACAATTAATGAACGAATTAAGAGAACCGATTCCTGAGAGTACCATTGTTCATACATTAATAGAAGCGTATCAATTTGTAGAAAAAGTGGGTTACCCGATTATCGTTCGTCCTGCGTTTACGCTTGGAGGAACAGGTGGCGGTATATGTGAAAATGAAGAAGATTTAGTTCGTATCGTATCATCCGGTCTTAAAAATAGTCCGGTAGGCCAATGTCTTTTGGAAAAAAGTATTGCTGGCTATAAAGAAATTGAATACGAAGTGATGCGTGACGGAAATGACAATGCCATTGTCGTTTGTAACATGGAAAATATCGATCCGGTCGGCATTCATACGGGTGACTCGATAGTCGTTGCACCTAGTCAAACGCTGAGCGACCGCGAATATCATATGTTACGCGATACATCGCTAAAAATTATTCGTGCCCTTGGAATCGAAGGGGGCTGTAATGTTCAGTTAGCGTTAGACCCACACAGCTTCCAATATTACGTCATTGAAGTAAACCCGCGGGTCAGCCGCTCATCGGCACTAGCGTCCAAAGCAACCGGTTATCCGATTGCCAAGTTAGCTGCGAAAATTGCAGTTGGGATGACACTTGATGAAATCATCAACCCGGTCACTGGAAAAACATATGCATGCTTTGAACCAGCGTTAGATTATGTAGTAACCAAGATTCCACGCTGGCCATTCGATAAGTTTGAATCGGCCAACCGTCGTTTAGGTACGCAAATGAAAGCAACTGGTGAAGTAATGGCCATCGGACGAACCTTTGAAGAATCGCTATTAAAAGCGGTCCGCTCCTTAGAAAATAACGTGTATCACTTAGAATTAAAAAATGCCGAGGCCATTGATCATCAAACGGTCGAAAAACGAATTAGAAAAGCGGGAGATGAACGACTGTTCTATATCGCTGAGGCCCTGCGCCGAAACATTTCAGTTGAAACGCTTCATGAATGGAGTCAAATTGATCGCTTTTTCCTTAAAAAAATAGAAAACATCATTCGTTTTGAAAAAGAAATAAAAGACCATCCGTTTCAGGTAGAGATTGCTCGAAAAGCGAAGCAATTTGGATTTTCCGATACCATTATCAGTAAATTGTGGGGAGTATCTGAAGAAGATGTGTACAGATGGCGTAAAGAACAAGGAATTGTGCCAACATACAAGATGGTTGACACATGTGCAGCGGAATTTGAATCGGAAACGCCGTATTTCTATGGAACGTATGAAGAGGAAAATGAATCGGTGGTTACAAATCGAAAAAGCGTCGTCGTCCTCGGTTCTGGTCCGATTCGAATTGGGCAAGGTATCGAATTTGACTATGCGACCGTACATTCTGTTTGGGCCATTAAAGAAGCTGGATATGAAGCAATCATTATCAATAACAATCCGGAAACCGTTTCAACCGACTTTAGTGTATCGGACAAATTATATTTCGAACCACTGACCATTGAAGATGTGATGAACATTATTGATTTAGAGCAACCAGAAGGGGTAATTGTTCAATTTGGTGGTCAAACGGCTATAAATTTAGCGGATAAGTTAGTGAAACGAGGCGTAAAGCTTCTAGGGACCACGTTAGAAGGCTTAGACCTGGCAGAAGACCGAGACAAGTTTGAACAAACGCTACAAGAATTACGGATTCCACAGCCTGAAGGAAGTACCGCATATTCCATTGAAGAGGCCGTCACCATCGCTAAACGAATCGGTTATCCTGTCCTCGTCCGTCCATCTTACGTATTGGGTGGCAGAGCGATGGAAATCGTCTACCATGAACAAGAGCTTTTACACTATATGGAGCATGCGGTAAAAGTGAACCCAGAACATCCGGTACTTATCGACCGTTATTTAACAGGAAAAGAAATTGAAGTCGACGCGATTTCTGATGGCAATGATGTATTCATTCCAGGAATTATGGAGCACATCGAACGAGCTGGGGTTCACTCAGGAGATTCGATTGCGGTCTATCCTCCACAAACGTTAACGCCTATTCAAAAAGAAAAAATCATTCAATATACGAAAAAAATTGCCCAAGGCTTAAACATTATCGGTCTATTAAATATTCAGTATGTCGTATCCAACGGGGAGGTCTATGTTTTAGAAGTCAATCCGCGTTCAAGTCGCACAGTACCGTTTTTAAGTAAAGTGACTAACATCCCAATGGCCAATATCGCCACCAAGGTCATTCTCGGCTATCGTCTATCCGATCTTGGATATGTTGCCGGTCTTGTTGAAGAACAGCCAGGTGTTTATGTAAAAGTACCGGTCTTTTCATTCGCCAAACTACAAGACGTAGATATTACGCTAGGTCCAGAAATGAAATCAACCGGGGAAGTTATGGGGAAAGACGTGACGTTAGAAAAAGCCTTATACAAAGGATTGATTGCCTCTGGTATGAACGTTCAAGAATACGGGTCCGTCTTGTTAACTGTGGCAGATAAAGATAAAGAAGAAGCAGTTACGATTGCTAGACGTTTTGCCAATATTGGCTACAAGCTTCTCGCTACCGAAGGAACCGCGTCATACTTAGAGCAAGCGGGCATTCCGGTGGAAAAAGTGAGAAAGATCGGAGCGGACGGACCAAACCTTTTAGATGTGATCCGCAAAGGAGATGCGCAACTCGTCATTAATACATTAACAAAAGGAAAACAACCGGAACGAGATGGCTTCCGCATTCGTCGGGCATCCGTAGAAAATGGTATTCCGTGCTTGACTTCCTTAGATACCGCTGAAGCGATCTTAACGGTGTTAGAGTCGATGACCTTTTCAAGTGACCCCATGCCATCTTTTACAAAAGTAAGTGAGGTAATCGTATGA
- a CDS encoding dihydroorotate dehydrogenase electron transfer subunit: MIQNENMLMVSQRKIAHHIYEMVLEGHLVELASPGQFIHIRVHDGFDPLLRRPISIAKIDKGQKRMTIIYRAEGKGTRLLACKQAGDTVDVIGPLGNGFPLHELKKGQKALIVGGGIGVPPLYELSRQLAKQEIEVIHVLGFQTKDVVFYHDQFAQLGETTIATVDGTYGYQGFVTDVIEQEGYEFDCLYACGPIPMLKALEERFGDRKGYISLEERMGCGIGACFACVCPTSSDYSNDYRKICSDGPVFPFGEVIL, encoded by the coding sequence ATGATCCAGAACGAAAACATGCTCATGGTGAGCCAACGAAAAATTGCACACCACATCTATGAAATGGTTCTAGAAGGACATCTCGTTGAACTTGCTTCGCCTGGACAATTTATTCACATTCGAGTGCACGATGGGTTTGATCCGCTCCTTAGAAGACCGATTAGCATTGCAAAAATTGATAAGGGACAAAAACGAATGACGATTATATATAGGGCAGAAGGAAAAGGAACGAGGTTGTTAGCTTGTAAACAAGCTGGCGACACCGTTGATGTGATAGGACCTTTAGGCAATGGCTTTCCGCTTCATGAATTAAAAAAAGGGCAAAAAGCATTAATTGTTGGAGGAGGAATAGGCGTTCCTCCCCTTTATGAATTGTCACGACAATTGGCGAAGCAAGAAATCGAAGTGATCCATGTGCTTGGCTTTCAAACAAAAGATGTCGTATTTTATCATGACCAGTTTGCACAATTAGGAGAAACAACAATTGCCACCGTCGATGGAACATACGGTTATCAAGGATTTGTCACCGATGTGATTGAACAAGAAGGATATGAGTTTGATTGCCTATATGCGTGTGGACCAATTCCAATGTTAAAAGCTTTGGAGGAACGTTTCGGTGATCGGAAAGGGTATATTTCATTAGAGGAACGAATGGGGTGTGGCATAGGGGCTTGCTTTGCCTGTGTATGTCCGACGTCTTCAGACTATTCGAATGATTATCGAAAAATATGCAGCGATGGACCAGTGTTTCCTTTCGGTGAGGTGATCTTATGA
- a CDS encoding dihydroorotate dehydrogenase: protein MSRLRIQLPGLDLKNPVMPASGCFGFGREFAKLFDLSQLGAIMIKATTVEPRFGNPTPRVAETPAGMLNAIGLQNPGLTKVMSEELPWLEQFDVPIIANIAGSKEEDYVEVAKHISTAPNVKALELNISCPNVKEGGISFGTDPLIAKRLTKRVKEVSSVPVYVKLSPNVSNIVSMAKAVEDGGADGLTMINTLVGMRIDTRTGRPILANETGGLSGPAIKPIAIRMIYEVSQHVTLPIIGMGGIQSVEDVLEFFFAGASAVAIGTANFVDPYICPKLINELEQVLEERKVDHITELSERGWRWRCTNDQSLR, encoded by the coding sequence ATGAGCCGACTACGTATTCAACTCCCAGGACTTGATTTAAAAAATCCAGTGATGCCGGCATCGGGTTGTTTTGGATTTGGGAGAGAATTTGCCAAGCTTTTCGACTTGAGTCAGTTAGGCGCCATCATGATTAAGGCGACGACGGTAGAACCGCGTTTTGGTAATCCGACACCTCGGGTAGCAGAAACTCCGGCGGGAATGTTAAACGCCATTGGGCTGCAAAACCCTGGCTTAACCAAAGTGATGTCGGAAGAACTCCCTTGGTTGGAGCAATTTGATGTGCCGATTATAGCGAATATCGCTGGATCAAAAGAAGAAGATTACGTTGAAGTAGCTAAACATATTTCAACAGCACCAAATGTAAAAGCGCTCGAATTAAACATTTCTTGTCCAAACGTAAAAGAAGGAGGCATTTCATTCGGAACCGACCCGCTTATTGCGAAACGTCTGACAAAGAGGGTAAAAGAAGTTTCTTCCGTTCCTGTGTATGTGAAACTTTCACCAAATGTTTCTAATATCGTCTCGATGGCGAAGGCGGTGGAAGACGGTGGGGCTGACGGGTTAACGATGATTAACACCCTTGTCGGCATGCGTATCGATACTCGAACAGGTCGACCGATTTTAGCAAATGAAACCGGTGGGTTATCTGGCCCTGCGATTAAGCCGATTGCGATTCGCATGATTTATGAAGTGAGCCAACATGTTACCTTACCGATCATCGGTATGGGAGGCATTCAATCCGTGGAGGATGTGTTGGAGTTCTTTTTTGCCGGGGCAAGCGCTGTAGCTATTGGTACCGCCAATTTTGTCGATCCTTATATTTGTCCGAAACTCATCAACGAATTAGAACAAGTGCTGGAGGAACGAAAGGTAGATCACATTACAGAATTATCAGAAAGGGGATGGAGATGGCGGTGTACGAACGACCAATCATTGCGCTAG
- the pyrF gene encoding orotidine-5'-phosphate decarboxylase yields the protein MYERPIIALDFPTWTETEQFLRLFEGEPLFVKVGMELYLQNGPSIIYSLKERNHRIFLDLKLHDIPNTVEQAMKGLSKLGVDMINVHALGGKAMMERAREGLEAGGCSRDDRPRLLAVTQLTSTSEKQVHDEMKVSISLKNHVLHLASLAKEAGVDGVVCSPHEAGDIKQHCGKEFLRVTPGIRLAGDNPHDQHRIATPMKARQLGSSMIVVGRSITKAEDPLAAYHQVKREWEGMKL from the coding sequence GTGTACGAACGACCAATCATTGCGCTAGATTTTCCAACGTGGACTGAAACGGAGCAATTTTTACGACTGTTTGAAGGAGAACCGTTATTCGTCAAAGTTGGGATGGAGCTGTATTTACAAAATGGTCCTTCCATCATTTACTCTTTAAAAGAACGGAACCATCGGATTTTTTTAGACTTAAAGCTTCACGATATACCTAATACGGTGGAACAAGCGATGAAAGGCTTATCGAAGCTTGGAGTAGACATGATTAACGTTCATGCGTTAGGGGGCAAAGCAATGATGGAACGAGCGCGAGAAGGGCTAGAGGCTGGGGGATGTAGTAGAGATGACCGTCCACGATTACTGGCGGTTACTCAATTGACTTCTACTTCAGAAAAGCAAGTACATGATGAGATGAAAGTTTCCATTTCACTGAAAAACCATGTCCTTCATTTAGCATCCCTCGCTAAAGAGGCTGGTGTCGATGGCGTCGTTTGTTCCCCACATGAAGCTGGAGATATTAAACAGCATTGCGGAAAAGAGTTTTTGCGCGTTACACCTGGTATTCGCTTAGCTGGAGACAACCCGCATGATCAACATCGAATTGCTACACCGATGAAGGCACGACAATTAGGGTCATCTATGATTGTCGTTGGACGTTCCATCACAAAAGCGGAAGATCCGTTAGCTGCTTATCATCAAGTAAAAAGAGAATGGGAGGGGATGAAGTTATGA
- a CDS encoding orotate phosphoribosyltransferase, giving the protein MKKWIVEQLLEIGAVFLQPKNPFTWSSGIRSPIYCDNRLTLSYPVLRKTIAEELVGLIKEKFSDVEVIAGTATAGIPHATLVSDRLELPLVYVRSKPKDHGKGNQIEGRVQKGQKVVVIEDLISTGGSALKAAQALQQAGAQVAGIVSIFTYELKIGRQQMEEAGFPVYSLVTFSTLLETAIEKGVIHEQDVDTIQEWQNDPQNWDQ; this is encoded by the coding sequence ATGAAAAAGTGGATTGTCGAACAATTATTAGAAATCGGAGCGGTATTTTTACAACCAAAAAATCCTTTCACATGGTCATCTGGTATTCGTTCCCCAATTTATTGTGATAATCGGTTAACGTTATCATACCCGGTACTACGAAAAACCATTGCCGAAGAGTTAGTCGGTCTCATTAAAGAAAAATTTTCAGATGTTGAGGTTATTGCAGGAACAGCCACAGCCGGTATTCCGCACGCAACGTTAGTGAGTGACCGCCTTGAGCTTCCACTTGTCTATGTAAGGTCCAAACCAAAGGACCACGGAAAAGGAAATCAAATTGAAGGACGGGTGCAAAAAGGTCAAAAAGTAGTAGTTATTGAAGATTTAATTTCCACTGGAGGTAGTGCACTAAAAGCGGCTCAAGCATTACAACAAGCAGGCGCACAAGTAGCTGGAATTGTATCGATTTTTACATATGAGTTAAAAATCGGTCGACAGCAAATGGAAGAAGCAGGATTCCCGGTGTATAGTCTCGTGACCTTTTCAACTTTACTTGAAACGGCAATAGAAAAAGGGGTGATTCACGAACAAGATGTTGATACGATTCAAGAGTGGCAAAACGACCCGCAAAACTGGGATCAATAA
- the safA gene encoding SafA/ExsA family spore coat assembly protein, translating into MKKLIFIIGLFICLLPTQTAFGQGTITHTVVPGDTMWKLAVKYQVGLTEIIEANPQIKNPDLIYPGQKLNIPTYDAIKKIEHEVIQLTNQERAKYGLPPLKPYWELSRVARFKSMDMRDRGYFSHNSPTYGSPFTMIKNFGISYSAAGENIAAGQRTPQEVVRSWMNSQGHRQNILSQNYTHIGVGYAKGGAYGYYWTQMFIRR; encoded by the coding sequence GTGAAAAAATTAATATTTATCATTGGGCTTTTCATCTGTCTTTTGCCAACGCAAACGGCATTTGGACAAGGGACGATTACCCATACTGTTGTTCCTGGCGATACAATGTGGAAATTAGCAGTAAAATATCAAGTGGGTTTAACAGAAATTATTGAGGCAAACCCACAAATTAAAAATCCTGACTTAATTTATCCTGGGCAAAAATTAAACATACCGACTTATGATGCGATTAAAAAAATCGAACACGAAGTCATTCAGTTAACGAATCAAGAACGTGCCAAATACGGGTTACCCCCATTAAAACCGTATTGGGAGTTATCAAGGGTCGCTCGCTTTAAATCCATGGATATGCGAGATCGTGGGTATTTTTCTCATAATTCACCAACATACGGTTCTCCGTTTACGATGATTAAAAACTTCGGTATTTCCTATAGTGCCGCAGGAGAAAATATTGCCGCAGGTCAACGGACACCACAAGAGGTCGTTCGATCGTGGATGAACAGCCAAGGCCATCGCCAAAACATTTTAAGTCAAAACTATACGCATATCGGAGTTGGGTATGCAAAAGGTGGCGCATACGGTTATTACTGGACACAAATGTTTATTAGACGATAA
- a CDS encoding NFACT family protein, which yields MSFDGLFTRAMCHELAETLVGGRINKIHQPYKQEIVLLVRSKGQNYRLLLSAHPSYARVQLTKETYENPPEPPMFCMLLRKHLEGGIIEEISQHELDRMIIIRVKGRNEIGDVTKKQLIIEVMGRHSNIILVDEEKQMILDSIKHISYAVNRYRAVLPGQTYIFPPSQDKRNPLNAREDDVLQALDFNSGKVDKQIVQAFAGVSPLLAKEILWQAKLPNRSTVPKAFLPMMERIRHHEYEPSIMYGQKESFYLFPLEHIQGETRSFSTLSEMLDAFYFGKAERDRVKQQAHDLERFIKKEKEKNEAKIEKLKQTLVDAQQANKYQLYGELLTANIYAIQKGMTEIEVVNYYDENGSTVTIPLDPQKTPAENAQRYFSKYQKARNAIKVVTEQIERAENEVAYFDRLLQQIETASPKDIEEIREELVEEGYLRPKQTKTVKKQKHQPVLEVYEASDGTEILVGKNNKQNDYLTNKVAKKDEIWLHTKDIPGSHVVIRSTEPSEETIIEAAMIAAYFSKGRESSSVPVDFTKVRYVKKPSGAKPGFVIYDHQQTVYVTPSKEKVLQLKKIK from the coding sequence ATGTCTTTTGATGGACTGTTTACGCGAGCGATGTGTCACGAACTTGCCGAAACGCTTGTCGGCGGACGTATTAATAAAATTCATCAACCATATAAGCAAGAAATTGTGTTACTTGTTCGTTCCAAAGGGCAGAACTATCGTCTATTACTTTCTGCCCATCCATCTTATGCACGGGTGCAATTGACGAAGGAGACCTATGAAAATCCACCAGAACCTCCGATGTTCTGCATGCTTTTACGTAAACATTTAGAAGGAGGTATTATTGAAGAAATTTCACAACATGAATTAGACCGCATGATAATAATTCGTGTGAAAGGTCGAAATGAAATAGGTGATGTCACAAAGAAGCAACTTATTATTGAAGTGATGGGACGGCATAGCAACATAATTTTAGTCGATGAAGAAAAACAAATGATTTTAGATAGCATTAAACATATCTCCTATGCTGTCAATCGCTACCGTGCCGTATTACCAGGGCAAACATATATTTTTCCGCCAAGTCAAGATAAACGAAATCCATTAAATGCTCGGGAAGATGATGTATTACAAGCGCTTGACTTTAATAGCGGAAAAGTAGACAAACAAATCGTCCAAGCATTTGCAGGTGTTTCCCCGTTATTAGCAAAAGAAATTTTGTGGCAAGCGAAGTTACCAAACCGCTCAACCGTACCAAAAGCCTTTTTACCAATGATGGAGCGAATCCGTCATCACGAGTACGAACCGAGTATTATGTACGGTCAAAAAGAATCGTTCTATTTATTTCCGTTAGAACATATTCAAGGGGAAACTCGTTCGTTTTCCACATTGAGCGAAATGCTTGATGCGTTTTATTTTGGAAAAGCCGAACGGGACCGGGTAAAGCAACAGGCCCATGATTTGGAACGGTTTATTAAAAAAGAAAAAGAAAAAAATGAAGCTAAAATCGAAAAGTTGAAGCAAACGTTAGTAGATGCCCAACAAGCAAACAAATATCAGTTATACGGTGAATTGTTAACGGCTAATATTTACGCCATTCAAAAAGGAATGACCGAAATTGAAGTCGTGAATTATTATGATGAAAATGGCTCAACAGTCACGATTCCACTTGACCCGCAAAAAACACCGGCAGAAAATGCTCAACGGTATTTTTCCAAGTACCAAAAAGCACGTAACGCGATAAAAGTAGTAACCGAGCAAATTGAACGAGCCGAAAACGAAGTCGCTTATTTCGATCGCCTGTTACAACAAATTGAAACCGCATCACCAAAAGATATTGAAGAAATTCGCGAGGAGCTCGTAGAAGAAGGCTATTTACGCCCCAAACAAACAAAAACGGTGAAAAAGCAAAAACACCAACCTGTTTTAGAAGTGTACGAAGCGTCAGACGGAACGGAAATTTTAGTTGGAAAAAATAACAAACAAAATGATTACTTGACCAACAAAGTAGCTAAAAAAGATGAAATTTGGTTACATACAAAAGATATCCCAGGTTCACATGTTGTTATTCGCAGTACGGAACCATCGGAGGAGACGATTATTGAAGCAGCCATGATTGCGGCTTACTTTAGTAAAGGCCGCGAATCCAGCTCAGTTCCGGTTGATTTTACAAAAGTACGATATGTGAAAAAGCCAAGTGGCGCAAAACCTGGGTTTGTTATTTATGATCATCAGCAAACCGTGTATGTTACTCCTTCAAAAGAAAAAGTGCTACAATTGAAAAAGATAAAATAG